TATATGGATTATTTTAGCATTTGCACAAAAATCATCAACCTTACATGTGCTTCTATCTGAAAATCTAACACCTACAGAAAGTACAACATCAGCCATCATTATAGATTCGTTAGCTTCAATTCTTCCATGCATACCAATGCATCCTAAGCATAAAGGATGATTTTCAGGGAAAACTCCCTTGCCCATAAAAGTAGTAGCAACAGGAGCCATGAGAAGTTCAGCTAATGTTAAAAGTTCATTGTATGCTTTAGCCCAATGAATTCCTCCTCCAGCAAGTATTATAGGGCATTCAGCATTTACAAGAAGATCTACAGCTTTTTTAATTTGAAGTGGATGCGGATCTAAATTAAGTTTATACCCTCTAATTTTAATTTCAGAATCAAAAGATATATCATCTATACTTGTTTGAATGTCTTTAGGAATGTCTATTAAAACAGGTCCAGGTCTACCAGTTGAAGCTATATAGAAAGCCTCTTTAACAATTTTAGGAATTTCTTTAACATTCCTAATTTGATAATTATACTTAGTTATAGGAGTTGTTATACCAATTATATCAACTTCTTGAAAAGCATCTTTACCTATAAAGCTAGTTGGAACTTGACCAGTTATAGCTATTATTGGGCTAGAATCCATGTAAGCTGTGGCAATACCTGTTACAAGGTTTGTAGCACCTGGACCAGAAGTAGCCATACAAACACCAGGTTCTCCTTTAGCTCTAGCATATCCATCAGCAGCATGAGCTGCACATTGCTCATGACGCATAAGAATATGCCTTATATTTTTTTCATCGTAAAGGGCATCGTAAATTGGAAGTATTGCTCCTCCAGGTATTCCAAATATTGTTTTAACACCTTGTTTTTTTAATGCTTCTATTAACGCCGAACTCCCATTCATTTTCAATTTTCATAACCTCTTAAATTTTTATAATTTGCTAATAGAAGATTCATACCACTCAATATTGCTTCAACGCTTGCAATAACTATGTTCTCTCTAGCACCTCTAGATGTAACAACTTTACCATTTCTCCTAAGCTTTACAATAACTTCAACAATAGCATCAGTACCACCTGTTATAGAACTAACATGATATTCTTCAAGTTTTATAAGTTCTGCATCTAATATTAATTTTTTAATAGCATTTATAGCAGCATCTACTGGACCTACGCCAGTAGCAGCACCACTTATAGTTTTTCCATAAAATTTTAATTTAACGAAAGCTGTTGATGTAATATTATTACCAGTTACAACTATAACTTCTTTTAATTTTATCGGCCTTATTTTAGGCATTCCTAAAACAGTTTCAGTTATAACTTGAAGGTCAGCATCAGTAACTTTTTTACCTTTATCTCCTAAATCCTTAACTCTTTTAAGAATTTCAGAAAGCTGCTCATCCGACACATCAAAACCTATATTTTTTAGGCTCTCTTTTAAACCATGAGAACCTGCATGTTTACCTACAATTATCCTTCTTGAAGCACCAACAAATTCAGGAGGAATAGGTTCATAAGTTAATGGATTCTTTATTACTCCATGAGTATGTATTCCAGATTCATGTGCAAATGCATTTTCTCCTACAATTGCTTTATTTGGTTGAACATATATTCCAGTTAATTGAGAAACAAGCTTAGAAGTTTCATATATTAAATTTGTTTTTATATTTGTTTTATATCCATATAAAATTTCTAAATTTGCTACAATTTCTTCTAATGCTGCATTTCCAGCTCTTTCACCTAAGCCATTTATAGTTACATGAACTTCTTGAGCACCATGCTTAAGAGCAATTATAGAATTTGCAACAGCCATTCCAAAATCATTATGACAATGAATTGCTAATGGTACTCGTAAACTTTTAGTTAATCTCTCAATTATTTCAATAGTTTTTTCAGGTGTTAATATACCTACAGTATCACACAAACAGACTCTATCAGCTTTACATTCTGCAGCTTTCATAAAAACAATTTCTAGGAAATTCAAATCGCTTCTACTTCCATCTTCTGCTAAAAATTCGATGATTAAACCTCTTCCTTTAGCATAATCTATGCAATTTTCAATATTTTCTATAACAAAATGCCTATTTTTATTAAGCTTATAATTAAGATGCAGATCAGAAGTAGGCATAGTTAACGTTATTCCATCCACACTAGAATCTGCAGCAGAATCTATATCAGATTTAACACATCTGCTAAAGCTATAAATTTCAGCTTTAAAACCTTGTTCGGAAATTAATTTTAAAGCTTTAAATTCACCTCTAGAAGCTGCTGCAAAACCTGCTTCTATAAAATCAATTCCAATTTCCTCAAGTTTTGAAGCAATTTTAAGCTTATTTTCAGGTGTTAAAGATACACCTGGAGTTTGTTCTCCATCTCTTAAAGTTGTATCTAAAAAGAAAATTTTAGATGGAAAATTAGTGTTTCTTAACGATAAAGCACTCACCCATTATTAAACTTCACCCCATATGTGAGCATATTTATTGAAAAATAAAATATATAAACCTTACGCTTCTTATAGCTTAATAAAGGTAGGCTTATAGTTTCCTAGATAAAAAATTAATAAAATGCTGTTTTTAAAAATGCAGCTACTCCTCCAAAAGCATTTTTTAATATTTCACCTTCTTCTGTTTCAGAGGATATTAATTCAATATTTACATGGAAATTTTCAGCAATTTCTATTAGAAAATCTAAATATTTTTGTGTAGAAGAAATTTTTAATGTTTGATTAAGACAATTAGGACATTTTTCAGCTAATATTTCTTGGCTTCTTAAAACAAAATCTTTTGGTTCTACTTTTTCTTCCCTATTATAGCCACAATTTGTACATTCAATTTTAATTAAAATTTTTTCAAGTCCTTCACTAATTAATAAAGTATCTACTAAGCCATTTTTAATAGCATTAATAACTTCATTTTCTCCATATATTACAGAGCTTTTCTCTAAAGAAACTTCTTTTAAGAATTTTTCTATCAATTTTTTTTCTTCAATATATCTTAATTCTTTTAAGAAATCTTCTGCTTTACTAAGTGCTTCTCTTACACCACTTGCACCAGAATAGGAAGTATCTACAAGTTTAACTTTATCTTTTAAAGTATAATGTAAATAATTCCCTTTTAAGAAATCTTCTTTTGTAGGCCCAGGACCTGCGATTATTACTCCTTTTAAATCAGGTTCACTTAAAAGTATTTCATTTGCATGTGCTCCAATTCTTTTATAATATTCATTTAAACTAGCTTCTCTAAGTCTTTCGAATCTTCTAGCAGATTGTCCACCAGCTCTATGTTTTCCAGGTACCCCTGAAGTGAAAGATTTCATAATAAGTATTTTCCTACCTTTAATTATAGCAATAGCTGCTTCTTCATTATCAATGGTTATTATTCCAAAAACATCTTTTTCTTTCAACATTTCTTTAAGTGGCTCAATATTAAATTTACTATCACATCTATAAATGAAAGTAGTTATTTTTTCAGGGGGAATAATAGTATAAACTTCTATTTTTTCTGTTCCAGGACCATTTTGTGGAATTGCTCCACTAAAAATTATTAAACCATTCTCAGGAACTTTATCAAAAAGTTTAAGTTTTTGAATTGTTTTTTCAATAGCATCTTGAACATTTTTTCTAGTGGTTTTAGATTTAATATTAGCTGCTGTAGCATATTCTTGACGAAGATAATTTATTACATCAAATATTTGCCTTTCAGGAGGAATATAAAGAGAAACAAGTTGTGTTCCTCTACCTTCTTTTTCTTTAATTTCATTTAAAAACATTTTAAATTTATAAAGTGAAACAGAATCTTTTCCTAAACTCATTTTTCATCAATCCTTAAAAAAGATAACTATAAGTATTGCTCATAAAATAATATTTTTGGTGAAATTGCTTTGACTATTGTTATTAAACTTGGTGGACATCTCTTTTTCAATGAAAATATTAAAATTTCTCTTATAAAAGCATATAATAAAGTTTTTCATGAATTAGCTAAAAAAGAGAAAATTGTTATAGTTGTTGGAGGGGGAGGAATTTCTAGAAAGTATATTTTAGCTGCACGTGAAATGGGTTTAAATGAAGCGCTTTGCGATGAAATCGGAATATATGTTTCAAGAATAAATGCATATTTTTTAGCTCAAATAATTGGGGAAATAGCATATCCAGCTATAGCAAAAAATTTACAACAAGTAAAACAATATCTTGTACAAAAAAATATAGTTATTACTGGTGGATTTCAACCTGGACAATCAACAACAGCTGTTGCAGCAATTATTGCTGAAGCTTTAAAAGCGGAAAAATTAATTATTGCTACAAATGTAGATGGAGTATATACAAAGGATCCAAAGAAATATTCTGATGCAAAATTAATAAAAAAGATAACGCCTGAAGAATTAAGTAATATAATCGAAAAAGAGTCTCAAATAGCTGGAGAGTATAAACTATTTGATAAATTATCACTTATAATTATTAAAAGATCAAAAATAGATTGCATAGTATTAAATGGAGAAAAAATAGAGAATATCAGAAAAGCTTTAAAAGGAGAAGAAATAGGAACTTTGATAACAAGTACTAGATAATCTTATAGTTTAACCCCCTTTTAAAAAAATCTTAGTTTTTTACCTATAATAATGTTTATCTTTCTTCCATTAAATATCTCCAGTAATTAATACCACGCTACTTAAATTCATTATCTTTACTTGGATCTTAAAAAAATAATTTTGAAAAAAAGATATATTTGTCATAATTTAATTGAGATAATATGAGAAGGCTATTATCTACATTTATAATTGTTCTAATTATCGCTTTATTGCTAATTGGATTAATATATTTTATAGAAAAACCATCTAAAATAACTATAATAACTTCTTATATTCCTACAACATATACTAGTGCATATACAGAAAAACTTTTTATTACAACAACATTTACATTAACAACTACTTATCAAATACCATCTACAATAATTACAGAAACCACCACTATTTCAACAACCTATAAGCCATATATAACTGCCTATTTTTCTCCAAAAGGCGGATGTGAAAAAGCTATCCTAGAATGGATAAATAGAGCAAATAAATCTATACATATAATGATATATAGTTTCACATTAGATAGCATTAGTGACGCATTAATTTTAGCACATTCGAGAGGCATAGAAATTTTAGTGATATTTGAAAAAGAACAAATATCAAAGTATTCTGAGGATATTAAATTAAAAAATGCTGGAATAATTGTAAGATATGATAATAATCCTTCATTAATGCATAATAAAGTTATGATTATAGATAGTAAAGTAGTATTAACAGGTAGCTTTAATTGGAGTTCTCAAGCTGAAGATAAAAATAATGAAAATCTATTAATTATAATGGATAATGAAATTGCTGAACTTTATGAAAAGGAATTTCAAAAAATATGGAATGAAAGCACTTAAAATTAAAGTAGATTTTAAATAAAGCTTTAATAATTAATTTTTTTGACAGATAAAAATTATTATGTTTTATTTTATTAAAAAAAGCTTAAATATTAGAAATTAGATTTAAATTAACGAAAAAAGAGTTAAAAAAAGAAAAATATAGTAGAAAAATGATTAGAAAAGAAAAAAATTATTTTAAAAAGGAGAATAAGAAAAAAGGACCAATAATAAATGAAAAAATAGTAAATTCAATTTATTTTAATGAGAAAACAAGGATAGTAGATTTAGTTAAGCAATTTGAAAAAACATCTTTTCAAAGCAGAAATTTATACAAAGCTTTTCAAGTTTTAAAACTTATGGAGACAGATAAAGATAGACCAATAATATTTTTATCTTTAGCAGGAGCAATGATTCCTGGTGGTATGAAAGGGGTAATAATAGATTTAATAAAGAATAATATGGTAGATGTCATTGTATCAACAGGAGCAAATATTACACATGATATAATAGAAGGACTTGGATACTCCCATTATATTGGTTCGCCAAATTGCAATGATAAAGAATTAAGACAGGCAAAAATTTGTAGAATATATGATACATATGTTTTAGAAGAGGGATTTATTGCTGAAGAGAAATTTATTTTAGAAACTTTATCTCATATGGAGAAAAGAGAATATTCATCAAGAGAATTTCTATATCATTTAGGAAAATCTCTAAAAAGTTCATCTTCATTTGTTTCTGTTGCTTCAGAGCATGGAGTACCAATTTTTTGTCCAGCTTTAAATGATTGTGATATAGGGATAGCATTAACTCATCATTATGCAAAATCTAATCATAATGAAAGAATAATAATAAATCCTATTAGAGATAATTACGAAATTTATCAAATTTATTCAAAAGCGAAAAAGACTGGAGTTATAATGGTAGGTGGGGGAGTACCAAGAAACTATGTTCAACAAGTTAGTGTAATAGCAGAAATGCTTGAGGGAAAAAAAGCTAGCATGAATCCTTCATTAGGGCATCAGTATGGAGTATTGATAACAACAGACGACCCTAAGTGGGGAGGTTTATCTGGTTGTACATTTTCTGAATCTATTTCATGGGGAAAATATTCTACCACAGCAAATACTGCAACAGTATATGGAGATGCTACAATTATTTTCCCTATTTTAATAGGAGCTTTAATGCAAGAAATAGGAAAAGATCTTATTAATAAACCTAGAGTTAAATTCTTATGGGAAAAAGATATATTAAAAGAAATTATTTATGAAAATCCTATTCTTATTTATGCTAAAACTTAAAGGATTTGTTAAGATAATACTAAAAATTATAACCTTTCTTATTGAACCTATTGTGGCGAAGAATCAACACCAGCCGATATAGAATTTTTAAAAGAATTGAGAGAAGTTTGTTAATTTTTGATTAAGTGCACTTTTATATATCGTTACCATATAGCAGTTTAAATATAGAAAAATTAGTTGAAGTGGGTGAAGAATTTCTAAAAAGTATGAAGTAGAATTAAAAGCTAAATTCAAATTTTTCTTTAGATTTTATACCTGCTTTATCTCTAAGCTCAGCAAGACGTTCAAGCAATATTTTTTGTTCAATGCTAGCAACAAGTTTTCTAGTTTGAATAACAACATCAGGGTTAACACTTACGCTATCGATTCCACAACGAATTAAGAATTCAGTAAATTCTGGATAAACACTTGGAGCTTGCCCACAAATGCTTACAGTAACACCTTTTTTATGAGCAGTTTCGATTAAATGAGCAATAGCACGTTTAACAGCTGGATCTCGTTCATCAAAGTAACGAGAATCTATTGCTGGTAAAATAGCAGAATCTCTATCAGTACCCAAAATGAGTTGAGTTAAATCATTGCTACCAATAGAAAAACCATCACAAAGATTAGAGAATTCATCAGCCATGAATATTATCGATGGCACTTCCGCCATTAACCAAATTTTGAAATCTCTACTTCTTTCCAAACCTTCTTCTTTTAAAATACGTAAGCATTCTTCAACTTCCCAAGTGCAGCGAACAAAAGGAAGCATAACCCAAACATTTTTCAAGCCCCATTCATCCCTAACTTTTTTAATAGCTTTACATTCAAGTCTGAACGCTTTTTCATATTGTGGACTAATATAACGAGATACCCCTCTCCAGCCAAGCATAGGATTATCTTCAGCAGGCTCGTATTTTTCCCCGCCTTTTAATTGTCTATATTCATTTGTTTTAAAATCGCTAAATCTAACAACAACAGGACGTGGTTGTATAGCTCTAGCAACCTGAGCAATACCCTCTGCCATTTTATTAACAAATTTTTCAGCTTGACCACTTTCAAGTAAATAATTTGGATGTTCACCAATATAACTTGCCATTATAAATTCAACTCTCATTAAACCAATACCATCAAATGGCAAATTTTTATAATCTTCGATTTTTTCAGGGACTCCTAAGTTCATATAAACTTTAGTAGCACTAATCGGTACAGGTTCAGCAAAAATAGAAGGAGCCTCAATACTTGCAACAGATGGCACAGTGGGTTTAGCAACAACTTCTTCTAAAATCCCTTCATAAACAACGCCATTTTTTGCATCTACAGTATATTCTTTATTTGTTATAAGAGCTTTAGTAGCATTGCCAGTGCCTACAATACATGGAATACCAAGTTCTCTGCTAACAATAGCAGCATGACAAGTCATACCTCCTTCATCAGTAACAATTGCACCAGCTACTCTCATATATGGAACCCAATCAGGATTAGTCATCTTAGTAACAAGAATATCACCTTTTTGGATAAGCTTAGCAGCATCTTCAGTTGTCAGAACCACTTTAGCTTTACCAGCATATAGCCCAGGACTGGCAGGCAATCCTTTTACAATAATTACCTTTTCAGTAATAGTAGGCGCAGTAGTTTTAACAACTTCAGCTTTAGGCTTTTCTTCTTTTAAGCTCCAAACAGTTTCAGGTCGAGATTGCACTATGAAAACATTATCAGGGAATTTTCCATCTTTATCTATAGCCCATTCAATATCTTGTGGCCTTCCATAATGTTCTTCTATTCGCTTTGCAAGTTTAGCAAGATAAACGATCTCTTCATCACTTAAACAAGGAATATTCTGTCTTTCAGGAGGAACAGTAGCATGGATAGTTTTACCAGTTTTTGGATCCCTAATATATTCAACAGTTTTTGTTGAAATACGCTTTTCTATTATATTAAAATTGTTTTTATCAATAATAAAATCATCTGGACTAACAGAGCCTGAAACAACGCTTTCCCCTAACCCCCAATTGCCTTCGATAACAATTTGATTACGATCACCAGTAACAGGATTAATCGTAAACATTACACCAGCAGAACGCGAATTGACCATTTTTTGAATTGCAACACTAATAAGAACCTTTTCATGAGGGAAACCTTTTTGAGTTCTATAAAAAATAGCTCTTGGAGTGAATAAACTGCTCCAACATTTTTGAACCTTCTCTAATACTTCAGATTCTCCACTTACATTTAAGAATGTATCTTGCTGACCTGCAAAACTTGCATCTGGTAAATCTTCTGCTGTAGCACTACTTCTTACTGCTACCGATACTTCTACAGCTCCTACTTTTTTTGATAATTGTTTATAAGCTTTTCTAATTTCATTTTCTATTTCTTTTGGCATTGGAGTTGCTTCTATTAATTTTCTTATTTCTTTTGATGCTTGTTCATATTGTTCTGGATTATTTGGATCTACTACTTTCTCCTTTATTATTTCATATATTTTTTCTGCAATTCTTGTCTCTGTTATAAATTTTTTATATGTATAAGCAGTTATTGCAAAACCTGGCGGCACTGGTATCCCTGCATTAATCATTTCTCCTAAATTTGCGTTTTTTCCTCCTACTAATGGTACATCTTCTTTTCTTACTTCTTCAAACCATAAGATTAATTTTTCTTTCTTATTCATCATAATCTAGAGTTTTTGATTTTTTACCTGCTTATTAATTTTTACTTTGTTATTATTATATAAAAAATTATATTTTAGAAAAAAGGATTAATATATTCTAGTATAAAAATAAGTGGATTAAAATGAGAATTTGGAGAAGAAGTATACAAAAAACTGGAGGAGGATCATATATTATTACGTTACCTAAAAGTTGGATTGAAAAACAAGGGATTTCAAAGAAAACCCCGTTATTAATTAAATTAAATGAGGATGAAACCCTTACGATAAGTATCGAAAAGCCTGAAGAATATAAGAAAAAAAATGAAATAATTATTTTTGATAGTTTATCTCCTGGAAGAGATATTATTGGTAGCTATTTATTAGGTTTTGATACTATAATACTTCAATCTTCAACAATGTTTAGTAGAGACAATATTATAGATATTAGAAAAATTGTAAGAAGTTTAGCGGGTGCGGAAATAACAGAAGAAAGTTCTAATAAAATTGAAGTGCAAATCTTACTTAATTCAGAAGCAGTCACTCCTGAAAAAGTATTAAGAAGAGAAGTTGCTCTTGTAAATAGCATGATATTAGATTGTGTATCAGCTCTTATGAATGCTAATAAAAATTTAATTCATTCAATTATCGAAAGAGATGAAGAAGTTAATAGACAATACTTTATACTAGTTAGAGTTATCAGATCAACTATTAGCGATCCTGAAGCATTAAAAAAATTAAATTTAACACCATTAAAGATAATGGACTTAAGATTAGTTGCAAAAATTTTTGAAGATACAGGAGATAAAGCAGTCGAGATTGCAAAGGAAGTAATAAAAATTTTAGAAGAAAAAATAAATGGAGAAAAATTTAATGAATTAAAAGATATAAGCTTAAAAATTACAGAGTTACTTAATAAGTCTTTAGAAGCTTTTATTACTGAAAACCATGAAGAAGTTATTAAAATATTATACGAGCAAGAGTCATTATTAAAAAGAATTTATGAATTTAATAAAAAAATTGTTTCTATGGAAGAAAGTAGCATCTTAAAAGAAAGTATTTTGAAAGTAATATCTAAATTCGAGGGAATTATTAATAACATAGTAGATTTAGCTGAATTATCAGCTCCAATAAGTAGGAATTTTATAAGAAGGTCATAAAAGATAAGAGGTGATATATTTATAACAAAAAGTAAATCGATAGAGATCGTAATAGATGAAGAAAAATGTAAAGGTTGTGGCATATGCATAGCTTTATGTCCATTAAAAGTTTTAATTAAAAGTGATAAACTTTCTTCACAAGGTTTTAATTTACCTTTCCCAATAGATAAAGATAAATGTAGTGGTTGTAAAATATGTGAATATTATTGTCCAGATTTTGCAATATATATTATTGGTGAAAAGAATGAATAATGTAAATGAAATTATTAAGCCAGGAAATTATTTAATGATGGGTAATGAAGCTTGTGCATTAGGAGCAATTATTGCTGGATGCAGATTCTTTGCATTTTATCCGATAACTCCTGCAAATGAAATAGCTGAATACATGTCTATCAATCTTCCAAAAGTAGGTGGTATTTATATACAAATGGAAGATGAAATAAGCTCTATTGCTTCAGTTATAGGTGCTTCATGGGCTGGATTAAAAGCTATGACAGCAACATCCGGTCCAGGTTTTACTTTAATGCAAGAAAATATAGGACATGCTATAATGACTGAAACTCCATGCGTAATAGTTGATGTTCAAAGATGTGGCCCAAGTACTGGAACTCCAGCATTACCCATGCAAGGTGATGTATATCAAGCTAGACATGGAAGTCATGGAGAATATGAAATAATTGTTTTAGCACCATCATCTGTTAAAGATACATTCTTACTTACAATAGAAGCTTTTAACTTATCAGAAAAATATCGAGTACCAGTTATAATATTATCAGATGCTTTAATTGGACATATGATGGAAAATGTAGAAATACCTGACTTATCTTCTATAAAAATTGTTGATAGAAAGAAACCTCTAAAACTTGATGATTCTCAATTCTTCCTTAGTGAAGATATTGCCCCTATGCCAACTTTAGGATCAGGTTATATGCTTCATATAACAGGTTCAACACATAATGAGAAGGGAATTAGAAATGTTTATGATCCAGCCTATGTTAATAATTTAATATATAAAATTTATGCAAAAATACATAAACATATAGATGATATCGTTAAGATTGAAACTAGATATTTAGATGATTCGAAAGTATTGCTTCTTTCATATGGTAGTGTAGCTAGATCTGCACTTCATGCAGTTAAATTGGCAAGAAGAATTGGGTTAAAAGTTGGATATGTTAGATTAATAACATTATGGCCTTTTCCTGAGAAAATAATATCTAATATAATTAATAGCGTAGAGAAAATTATTGTTTTAGAAAACAATATGGGTCAAATATTTAATGAAGTAAGAAGAGTTTCCCATAAAGATATAGAGGTAAAATTCTTACCTCCTGATATTTTAG
The DNA window shown above is from Nitrososphaerota archaeon and carries:
- the ilvB gene encoding biosynthetic-type acetolactate synthase large subunit — protein: MNGSSALIEALKKQGVKTIFGIPGGAILPIYDALYDEKNIRHILMRHEQCAAHAADGYARAKGEPGVCMATSGPGATNLVTGIATAYMDSSPIIAITGQVPTSFIGKDAFQEVDIIGITTPITKYNYQIRNVKEIPKIVKEAFYIASTGRPGPVLIDIPKDIQTSIDDISFDSEIKIRGYKLNLDPHPLQIKKAVDLLVNAECPIILAGGGIHWAKAYNELLTLAELLMAPVATTFMGKGVFPENHPLCLGCIGMHGRIEANESIMMADVVLSVGVRFSDRSTCKVDDFCANAKIIHIDIDPSEIKKNVSIHLPIVADAKIALKLIIDELVNRGLKKEKSEWLKKIEMLKKDNADTEPKGELTGMNAVKLLRKVLPENAIVTTEVGQNQMWASLYFKVIKPRTFISSGGLGTMGFGFPAALGAKVAKPEVPVVDIAGDGSFLMTEQDLATSIVEDIPVIVMILNNSSLGMVVQWQRLFYNRRYSNTILKNIPDFVKLAEAYGAKGARVNSLDELEQVLKEAIKFDVTYVIDVPISNEEDVLPFVPPGKNLREIIFRR
- a CDS encoding 2-isopropylmalate synthase is translated as MSALSLRNTNFPSKIFFLDTTLRDGEQTPGVSLTPENKLKIASKLEEIGIDFIEAGFAAASRGEFKALKLISEQGFKAEIYSFSRCVKSDIDSAADSSVDGITLTMPTSDLHLNYKLNKNRHFVIENIENCIDYAKGRGLIIEFLAEDGSRSDLNFLEIVFMKAAECKADRVCLCDTVGILTPEKTIEIIERLTKSLRVPLAIHCHNDFGMAVANSIIALKHGAQEVHVTINGLGERAGNAALEEIVANLEILYGYKTNIKTNLIYETSKLVSQLTGIYVQPNKAIVGENAFAHESGIHTHGVIKNPLTYEPIPPEFVGASRRIIVGKHAGSHGLKESLKNIGFDVSDEQLSEILKRVKDLGDKGKKVTDADLQVITETVLGMPKIRPIKLKEVIVVTGNNITSTAFVKLKFYGKTISGAATGVGPVDAAINAIKKLILDAELIKLEEYHVSSITGGTDAIVEVIVKLRRNGKVVTSRGARENIVIASVEAILSGMNLLLANYKNLRGYEN
- the prf1 gene encoding peptide chain release factor aRF-1; translated protein: MSLGKDSVSLYKFKMFLNEIKEKEGRGTQLVSLYIPPERQIFDVINYLRQEYATAANIKSKTTRKNVQDAIEKTIQKLKLFDKVPENGLIIFSGAIPQNGPGTEKIEVYTIIPPEKITTFIYRCDSKFNIEPLKEMLKEKDVFGIITIDNEEAAIAIIKGRKILIMKSFTSGVPGKHRAGGQSARRFERLREASLNEYYKRIGAHANEILLSEPDLKGVIIAGPGPTKEDFLKGNYLHYTLKDKVKLVDTSYSGASGVREALSKAEDFLKELRYIEEKKLIEKFLKEVSLEKSSVIYGENEVINAIKNGLVDTLLISEGLEKILIKIECTNCGYNREEKVEPKDFVLRSQEILAEKCPNCLNQTLKISSTQKYLDFLIEIAENFHVNIELISSETEEGEILKNAFGGVAAFLKTAFY
- the pyrH gene encoding UMP kinase: MTIVIKLGGHLFFNENIKISLIKAYNKVFHELAKKEKIVIVVGGGGISRKYILAAREMGLNEALCDEIGIYVSRINAYFLAQIIGEIAYPAIAKNLQQVKQYLVQKNIVITGGFQPGQSTTAVAAIIAEALKAEKLIIATNVDGVYTKDPKKYSDAKLIKKITPEELSNIIEKESQIAGEYKLFDKLSLIIIKRSKIDCIVLNGEKIENIRKALKGEEIGTLITSTR
- a CDS encoding phospholipase D family protein; its protein translation is MRRLLSTFIIVLIIALLLIGLIYFIEKPSKITIITSYIPTTYTSAYTEKLFITTTFTLTTTYQIPSTIITETTTISTTYKPYITAYFSPKGGCEKAILEWINRANKSIHIMIYSFTLDSISDALILAHSRGIEILVIFEKEQISKYSEDIKLKNAGIIVRYDNNPSLMHNKVMIIDSKVVLTGSFNWSSQAEDKNNENLLIIMDNEIAELYEKEFQKIWNEST
- a CDS encoding deoxyhypusine synthase family protein, translated to MIRKEKNYFKKENKKKGPIINEKIVNSIYFNEKTRIVDLVKQFEKTSFQSRNLYKAFQVLKLMETDKDRPIIFLSLAGAMIPGGMKGVIIDLIKNNMVDVIVSTGANITHDIIEGLGYSHYIGSPNCNDKELRQAKICRIYDTYVLEEGFIAEEKFILETLSHMEKREYSSREFLYHLGKSLKSSSSFVSVASEHGVPIFCPALNDCDIGIALTHHYAKSNHNERIIINPIRDNYEIYQIYSKAKKTGVIMVGGGVPRNYVQQVSVIAEMLEGKKASMNPSLGHQYGVLITTDDPKWGGLSGCTFSESISWGKYSTTANTATVYGDATIIFPILIGALMQEIGKDLINKPRVKFLWEKDILKEIIYENPILIYAKT
- the ppsA gene encoding phosphoenolpyruvate synthase, whose amino-acid sequence is MNKKEKLILWFEEVRKEDVPLVGGKNANLGEMINAGIPVPPGFAITAYTYKKFITETRIAEKIYEIIKEKVVDPNNPEQYEQASKEIRKLIEATPMPKEIENEIRKAYKQLSKKVGAVEVSVAVRSSATAEDLPDASFAGQQDTFLNVSGESEVLEKVQKCWSSLFTPRAIFYRTQKGFPHEKVLISVAIQKMVNSRSAGVMFTINPVTGDRNQIVIEGNWGLGESVVSGSVSPDDFIIDKNNFNIIEKRISTKTVEYIRDPKTGKTIHATVPPERQNIPCLSDEEIVYLAKLAKRIEEHYGRPQDIEWAIDKDGKFPDNVFIVQSRPETVWSLKEEKPKAEVVKTTAPTITEKVIIVKGLPASPGLYAGKAKVVLTTEDAAKLIQKGDILVTKMTNPDWVPYMRVAGAIVTDEGGMTCHAAIVSRELGIPCIVGTGNATKALITNKEYTVDAKNGVVYEGILEEVVAKPTVPSVASIEAPSIFAEPVPISATKVYMNLGVPEKIEDYKNLPFDGIGLMRVEFIMASYIGEHPNYLLESGQAEKFVNKMAEGIAQVARAIQPRPVVVRFSDFKTNEYRQLKGGEKYEPAEDNPMLGWRGVSRYISPQYEKAFRLECKAIKKVRDEWGLKNVWVMLPFVRCTWEVEECLRILKEEGLERSRDFKIWLMAEVPSIIFMADEFSNLCDGFSIGSNDLTQLILGTDRDSAILPAIDSRYFDERDPAVKRAIAHLIETAHKKGVTVSICGQAPSVYPEFTEFLIRCGIDSVSVNPDVVIQTRKLVASIEQKILLERLAELRDKAGIKSKEKFEFSF
- a CDS encoding phosphate uptake regulator PhoU, coding for MRIWRRSIQKTGGGSYIITLPKSWIEKQGISKKTPLLIKLNEDETLTISIEKPEEYKKKNEIIIFDSLSPGRDIIGSYLLGFDTIILQSSTMFSRDNIIDIRKIVRSLAGAEITEESSNKIEVQILLNSEAVTPEKVLRREVALVNSMILDCVSALMNANKNLIHSIIERDEEVNRQYFILVRVIRSTISDPEALKKLNLTPLKIMDLRLVAKIFEDTGDKAVEIAKEVIKILEEKINGEKFNELKDISLKITELLNKSLEAFITENHEEVIKILYEQESLLKRIYEFNKKIVSMEESSILKESILKVISKFEGIINNIVDLAELSAPISRNFIRRS
- a CDS encoding 4Fe-4S binding protein, coding for MVIDEEKCKGCGICIALCPLKVLIKSDKLSSQGFNLPFPIDKDKCSGCKICEYYCPDFAIYIIGEKNE